The DNA region CCTTTTAAATTTTTAATCTCAATAATTCTTTTTCTTTCCCCAACATTTTTTATTTTTACATAAATCGTTTTTTTTGGCAAATTTTTTTTTATTCTTTCTGCCCATTCAATTAAAATTATTCCTTTATCAAGATAATCAGTCCAGCCAATATCAAAAAGTTCATCAAAACTTTCAAGACGGTAAAGGTCAAAATGAAAAACAGGAATTTTGCCTTTATACTCATTTACTATTACAAAAGAAGGACTGAAAACACTGTTATGTGAAAATTTTTTTACAATACCTTTTATCATAGTTGTTTTCCCGCTACCAAGTTCTCCAATAAATCCAACAATGTCTCCCTTTTTTAAATACTTTGCTATTTTTTCTCCAAGTTTTATTGTTTCTTTTGAGTTTTTTGTGTAAAATATCATAAAAAGATTTTACTTTTTATTTTTAAAAAGGTAAAATATAAATACCTGTTCCGGACGCGGAGATTAAGAACCCTTGAGCCAACGACCATATATAGGGAGCCAAGTCCGGATGGAGCTGACAGGTTCGCCATGCCTTATGGCGAAAAGTCAAAACTATCCGGGGAGGCACCCACTTTAAAATACGGGTCTCAAAGGGTAAAATCTCTACGCCGGAACGGGTTTTTATTACTTATAAAATATGGTATAATTATAAAATAAAGGGCAGGTGGCCGAGTGGACAATGGCAGCAGACTGTAAATCTGCCGGCTCTACGCCTTCGGAGGTTCGAATCCTTCCCTGCCCAACTAAATGTTCTTTGAAAAACTGAGGATTGAAACAGAAGTAAAAAAAGCATCATAAGTGGAAGGATTCGAAGTGAGGCACGGGTTAAGGAATTGCGACCAAGTGGAGCAATTCCAGTGCCGAGTGGCGACCGTAGCGAGCATTTTTCGAAAGAAAAATATTTCTTAAGCGAACGGAGGCGCCGAATCCTTCCCTGCCCAACTAAATGTTCTTTGAAAAACTTATTCTTTTTTCTAAAATTAAGCGGGGTTGGTTTAATGGTAAAACATCAGCC from bacterium includes:
- the tsaE gene encoding tRNA (adenosine(37)-N6)-threonylcarbamoyltransferase complex ATPase subunit type 1 TsaE — its product is MIFYTKNSKETIKLGEKIAKYLKKGDIVGFIGELGSGKTTMIKGIVKKFSHNSVFSPSFVIVNEYKGKIPVFHFDLYRLESFDELFDIGWTDYLDKGIILIEWAERIKKNLPKKTIYVKIKNVGERKRIIEIKNLKGVKNDK